A portion of the Cellulophaga algicola DSM 14237 genome contains these proteins:
- a CDS encoding fibronectin type III domain-containing protein — translation MKYLLIVFSIVSSMLQAQETASVKVISRTQQDRVLLRWAVDQPQAWKEANARGFLIERSTISRNGEAVVPIERSMLVTEPLKPKPLEAWETLATKDQNAAILAQALYGDSFETSAPGEGLGVIYAVNEELEQRFTFGLLAAEQNYEAAKLAGWAFEDTTAKKGENYIYTITVAILAESTLIIKKGTVYSSLDDFEALPKPIGFFGLFEDNHANLSWNFNLLQELYTNYSIERSEDNSVFEQLNAAPIFSVQESNGPNGTSLSYTDSIPNNKTFYYRIKGKTAFGEVSPPSEIVSGKAQENLAFSPRITRKEIPTDSTATLYWEFDQKGNDLITGFEVHRANSDDGPFEVVKKNISNTARTTTVGGLKRINYFTVVALGKNGVKSESFAAMIQPVDSTPPLPPTELSAALDTTGILRLSWKKNSEEDLKGYRIFTANNPDVEFNEITQKTYVSEIFVDTIPIKNLNKKIYFKVKAEDFRYNQSKFSEVLIVDKPDVSPPSPPFFKRYSSNTDGIALQWTPSSSKDVNSQIIYRRNNAKTDPLWEQITEIESALDSTYTDNSLQTTGSYSYTIIAKDKVGLESSVTEALTIFWNGKEIQEEAIKFSGIVDRELRFINLSWKMKDIPIVEYRLYRGTTKDDLKLYKVIDGSSNGYNDTSLEINTDYWYGLQAILNGGRTSPIKEINLKY, via the coding sequence GTGAAATATCTACTTATAGTATTCAGCATAGTTTCTTCTATGTTACAGGCACAAGAGACTGCTAGCGTAAAAGTAATTTCGCGAACCCAGCAAGACCGGGTGTTATTGCGATGGGCGGTAGACCAACCCCAAGCATGGAAAGAAGCTAATGCACGAGGCTTTTTAATTGAGCGAAGTACAATTTCTAGAAATGGAGAAGCTGTTGTTCCTATTGAGAGAAGCATGCTTGTTACTGAACCTTTAAAACCTAAACCTTTAGAGGCATGGGAAACACTTGCTACGAAAGACCAAAATGCTGCTATTCTTGCTCAAGCCCTCTACGGAGATAGTTTTGAGACCTCAGCGCCGGGAGAAGGCCTTGGTGTTATTTATGCCGTTAATGAAGAACTAGAACAACGTTTTACATTTGGCTTATTGGCTGCGGAACAGAATTATGAAGCTGCAAAACTAGCAGGTTGGGCTTTTGAAGATACTACTGCAAAAAAAGGAGAGAACTATATTTATACTATTACCGTAGCTATACTTGCTGAAAGCACTTTAATTATTAAAAAGGGGACAGTTTATAGTAGCTTGGATGATTTTGAAGCGCTTCCAAAACCTATAGGCTTTTTTGGCCTTTTTGAGGATAATCATGCTAATCTGAGCTGGAATTTTAACTTACTGCAAGAGTTGTATACCAATTACAGCATTGAACGATCAGAAGATAATTCTGTTTTTGAGCAACTCAATGCTGCACCAATATTTAGCGTACAAGAATCTAATGGACCAAACGGAACCTCGCTATCTTACACGGATTCTATACCAAACAATAAAACTTTTTACTACCGCATAAAAGGAAAAACTGCCTTCGGAGAAGTGAGTCCGCCTTCTGAAATAGTTTCAGGTAAAGCACAAGAAAATTTAGCTTTTTCTCCAAGGATTACCCGAAAAGAAATCCCTACAGATTCCACAGCAACACTTTATTGGGAATTTGATCAAAAAGGAAACGACTTAATTACAGGTTTTGAGGTGCACCGTGCTAACTCTGACGACGGACCTTTTGAAGTGGTAAAAAAGAATATTTCTAATACGGCTCGTACAACAACTGTTGGTGGTTTAAAAAGGATAAATTATTTTACTGTGGTTGCACTGGGGAAAAATGGCGTCAAGAGTGAATCTTTTGCTGCTATGATTCAGCCTGTAGATTCGACCCCTCCGCTACCTCCAACAGAGTTAAGTGCTGCTTTAGACACAACGGGTATTTTACGCCTTAGTTGGAAAAAGAATTCTGAAGAAGATTTAAAAGGATATCGAATATTCACGGCTAATAATCCAGATGTGGAATTCAATGAAATAACTCAAAAAACGTATGTATCAGAAATATTTGTAGACACCATTCCTATAAAAAACTTAAACAAAAAAATCTATTTTAAAGTTAAAGCCGAAGATTTCAGATACAATCAATCAAAATTTTCAGAAGTATTAATAGTTGACAAACCAGATGTAAGTCCACCTTCCCCTCCTTTTTTTAAGCGATATAGCAGTAATACTGATGGGATTGCACTACAATGGACACCAAGCAGCAGTAAAGATGTGAATTCTCAAATAATTTACAGAAGAAATAATGCCAAAACGGATCCTTTATGGGAACAAATTACGGAAATAGAATCGGCCTTAGACAGCACCTATACAGATAACTCATTACAAACAACGGGCTCTTACTCCTATACCATTATAGCTAAAGACAAGGTAGGTTTAGAAAGCTCCGTTACCGAGGCATTGACCATATTCTGGAATGGAAAAGAAATACAAGAAGAAGCTATAAAATTCTCAGGTATCGTAGATCGCGAATTACGCTTTATCAATCTTTCGTGGAAAATGAAGGATATACCTATCGTTGA